The following coding sequences are from one Oryzisolibacter sp. LB2S window:
- a CDS encoding phage portal protein: MQWFDRMRKRVGMSLLGGTPFYDGIGGGRRALAWQVGNPGVVAALAFTQNELRAKSRDLVRRNAWAAAGVEAFVSNAIGTGIKPQSMLADQPLREAIHSLWWDWCEEADAAGLTDFYGLQALACRAMLEGGECLVRLRYRRPEDGLPVGLQLQLLEPEHMPATLNQELASGNVIRAGIEFDKLGRRVAYHLYRSHPGDGSLAPMSGTGGVVGGLDTVRVPASEIIHLFRPLRPGQIRGEPWLARALVKLNELDQYDDAELVRKKTAAMFAGFITRLSPEDNLMGEGLPDASGAALAGLEPGTMQILEPGEDVKFSQPADVGASYAEFLRMQFRAVAAAMGITYEMLTGDLTQVNYSSIRAGLLEFRRRCEAIQHGVIVHQLCRPIWRAWMEQAALEGALVLPKFAERKRDYFAAKWIPQGWQWVDPKKEFDAMLTAIRAGLLSRSEAISAFGYDAEDIDREIAADNQRADALGLVFDSDPRHDKAPQPSASGAPMNAVATVAVPQDQQDN, from the coding sequence ATGCAATGGTTTGACCGAATGCGTAAACGCGTCGGCATGAGTCTGCTTGGGGGCACGCCGTTCTATGACGGTATCGGTGGCGGCCGTCGCGCATTGGCGTGGCAGGTCGGCAATCCCGGTGTAGTCGCAGCACTGGCGTTCACCCAGAACGAATTGCGCGCCAAGAGCCGCGATCTGGTACGCCGCAATGCCTGGGCAGCGGCAGGCGTTGAAGCCTTTGTCTCGAACGCCATCGGCACCGGCATCAAGCCGCAGAGCATGCTGGCCGATCAGCCCCTGCGCGAAGCCATTCATAGCCTGTGGTGGGACTGGTGCGAGGAGGCCGATGCCGCCGGACTGACCGATTTCTACGGGCTGCAGGCCTTGGCCTGTCGCGCCATGCTCGAAGGCGGGGAATGTCTGGTGCGGCTGCGCTATCGCCGCCCGGAGGATGGCCTGCCGGTGGGCCTGCAATTGCAGTTGCTCGAACCCGAACACATGCCAGCCACGCTGAATCAGGAGTTGGCTTCGGGAAACGTCATCCGTGCGGGCATCGAGTTCGACAAGCTCGGACGGCGGGTGGCTTACCACCTGTATCGCTCGCATCCGGGCGATGGCTCACTAGCCCCGATGTCGGGCACCGGTGGCGTGGTGGGCGGTCTCGACACGGTGCGTGTCCCGGCCAGCGAAATCATTCACCTGTTTCGCCCGCTGCGCCCCGGCCAGATCCGGGGCGAACCGTGGCTGGCGCGCGCACTGGTCAAGCTCAATGAACTCGACCAGTACGACGATGCCGAGCTCGTGCGCAAGAAGACGGCGGCCATGTTCGCGGGCTTCATCACGCGTCTTTCACCCGAGGACAACCTGATGGGTGAAGGCCTGCCGGATGCCAGCGGGGCGGCATTGGCCGGGCTGGAGCCGGGCACGATGCAGATCCTGGAGCCCGGAGAGGATGTGAAGTTCAGCCAGCCCGCCGACGTCGGCGCGAGCTATGCCGAATTCCTGCGCATGCAGTTTCGGGCGGTGGCTGCGGCGATGGGCATCACCTACGAAATGCTGACCGGCGACCTGACGCAGGTGAATTACTCGTCGATCCGGGCCGGGCTGCTCGAGTTTCGCCGCCGCTGTGAGGCCATCCAGCATGGCGTGATCGTCCACCAGCTGTGCCGCCCGATCTGGCGTGCGTGGATGGAACAGGCCGCGCTGGAAGGCGCTCTGGTGTTGCCGAAATTCGCCGAGAGGAAGCGCGATTACTTCGCCGCCAAATGGATTCCACAGGGCTGGCAGTGGGTCGATCCCAAGAAGGAATTCGACGCGATGCTGACCGCCATTCGCGCCGGGCTGCTGTCTCGCTCGGAAGCCATCTCGGCCTTCGGCTACGACGCCGAGGACATCGACCGCGAGATCGCCGCCGATAACCAGCGTGCCGATGCGCTCGGTCTGGTCTTCGACTCCGACCCGCGCCACGACAAAGCGCCCCAACCATCGGCATCGGGCGCTCCCATGAATGCGGTCGCCACGGTGGCCGTGCCGCAAGACCAACAGGACAACTGA
- a CDS encoding phage head-tail joining protein, with translation MAYTQAHLDALEAALVKGEKRVTFGDKTVEYRSVDELQAAIAAVKRDLFEQAVDTGLWPGAPRQIRVTTGKGF, from the coding sequence ATGGCCTACACACAAGCACACCTCGACGCACTGGAAGCGGCGCTGGTCAAGGGCGAAAAGCGCGTGACCTTTGGCGACAAGACCGTCGAGTACCGCAGCGTCGATGAACTCCAGGCCGCCATTGCGGCGGTCAAGCGCGACCTCTTCGAGCAGGCCGTGGACACCGGACTGTGGCCCGGCGCGCCACGTCAGATCCGGGTCACCACCGGCAAAGGGTTCTGA
- a CDS encoding phage terminase large subunit family protein, translating to MDMDYEGAAEIERAWREGLTPDPLLTVSEWSDRHRMLSSKASAEPGRWRTSRTPYLKAIMDCLSPTSPVERVVFMKAAQLGATEMGSNWIGYVIHHAPGPMMAVWPTVEMAKRNSKQRIDPLIEESSALAELIAPARSRDSGNTILAKEFRGGVLVMTGANSAVGLRSMPVRYLFLDEVDGYPLDVEGEGDAISLAEARTRTFARRKIFIVSTPTISGASAIEREYEASDQRRYFVPCPHCSHRQWLRFEQLSWDKGQPETAAYICESCDTAIAEHHKTWMLEHGEWRAMITDGTGKTAGFHLSSLYSPVGWRSWREIAAAWEAAVSKESGSAAAIKTFKNTELGETWVEEGEAPDWQRLVERREDYRVGTVPQGGLLLVGAADVQKDRIEASVWAFGRGKESWLVEHRVLMGDTARDTVWKRLAEMLAETWTHASGAAIPLVRFALDTGFATQEAYAFVRACRDSRVMAVKGVPRGAALIGTPTAIDVSQGGKKLRRGIKVYTVAVSIAKLEFYNNLRKSADVGEDGLTTVFPAGFVHLPKIDAEFIQQLCAEQLITRRDRNGFPVREWQKMRERNEALDCYVYARAAASAAGLDRFEERHWRELERQLGLASPPALETPTESINEATQRGGLAVSGNRNTGRRVIKSRWLS from the coding sequence ATGGACATGGACTACGAAGGCGCTGCTGAGATTGAACGCGCGTGGCGCGAAGGACTGACGCCCGACCCGCTGCTGACCGTGTCCGAATGGTCGGATCGCCACCGAATGCTCTCCAGCAAGGCATCTGCCGAGCCCGGGCGCTGGCGTACCAGCCGCACGCCGTACCTGAAGGCAATCATGGACTGCCTGTCGCCGACCTCGCCGGTCGAGCGTGTGGTGTTCATGAAAGCGGCGCAGCTTGGCGCGACCGAGATGGGATCGAACTGGATCGGCTATGTGATCCATCACGCACCCGGGCCAATGATGGCGGTGTGGCCGACCGTGGAGATGGCCAAGCGCAACTCCAAGCAGCGGATCGATCCGCTGATCGAGGAGTCGTCCGCACTGGCTGAACTAATTGCACCGGCGCGCAGCCGGGATTCCGGCAACACCATCCTGGCCAAGGAGTTCCGGGGTGGCGTGCTGGTGATGACCGGTGCCAACAGCGCGGTCGGGCTGCGCTCGATGCCGGTGCGGTATCTGTTTCTCGACGAGGTCGACGGCTATCCGTTGGACGTCGAGGGTGAAGGCGATGCGATCTCGCTGGCCGAGGCTCGCACCCGCACCTTCGCGCGGCGCAAGATCTTCATCGTCTCGACGCCGACGATCTCAGGGGCATCGGCTATCGAGCGCGAGTACGAGGCCAGTGACCAACGTCGCTACTTTGTGCCGTGTCCGCATTGCTCGCACCGGCAGTGGCTGCGTTTCGAGCAGCTGAGTTGGGACAAAGGGCAACCGGAGACCGCCGCCTACATCTGCGAGTCATGTGACACCGCCATTGCCGAGCACCACAAGACGTGGATGCTGGAGCACGGCGAGTGGCGCGCGATGATCACCGATGGCACGGGCAAGACGGCAGGCTTTCACCTGTCATCGCTGTACAGCCCGGTTGGCTGGCGCTCGTGGCGGGAGATCGCCGCTGCGTGGGAAGCCGCAGTCAGTAAAGAGTCGGGATCGGCCGCCGCCATCAAGACCTTCAAGAACACCGAGTTGGGTGAAACCTGGGTCGAGGAAGGCGAAGCACCGGACTGGCAAAGGCTGGTCGAGCGCCGAGAGGACTACCGCGTCGGCACGGTGCCGCAAGGCGGCCTGCTCTTGGTCGGCGCGGCCGACGTACAGAAGGATCGCATCGAGGCGTCGGTCTGGGCCTTTGGGCGCGGCAAGGAGTCCTGGCTGGTCGAGCACCGCGTGCTGATGGGTGACACCGCCCGCGACACGGTGTGGAAGCGCCTCGCTGAAATGCTGGCCGAGACCTGGACACACGCCTCCGGCGCGGCGATTCCGCTGGTGCGCTTTGCCTTGGATACCGGCTTTGCGACGCAGGAGGCCTACGCCTTTGTGCGGGCTTGCCGCGATTCGCGTGTGATGGCGGTCAAGGGGGTGCCTCGCGGTGCAGCCTTGATCGGCACGCCGACCGCCATCGATGTCTCGCAGGGTGGCAAGAAGCTGCGCCGGGGCATCAAGGTGTACACGGTGGCGGTCAGCATCGCCAAGCTCGAGTTCTACAACAACCTGCGCAAGAGCGCAGATGTTGGCGAGGACGGATTGACCACGGTGTTCCCGGCCGGGTTCGTCCATCTGCCCAAGATCGACGCCGAGTTCATCCAGCAACTCTGCGCGGAGCAACTGATCACCCGCCGCGACCGCAACGGCTTCCCGGTGCGTGAGTGGCAAAAGATGCGCGAGCGCAATGAGGCGCTCGACTGCTACGTCTACGCCCGCGCGGCTGCATCGGCGGCGGGTCTGGATCGCTTCGAGGAACGTCACTGGCGGGAACTGGAGCGACAACTGGGGCTGGCCAGTCCGCCAGCCCTTGAAACACCTACTGAATCGATCAACGAGGCCACCCAACGCGGTGGCCTCGCTGTTTCTGGCAACCGTAACACCGGTCGGCGCGTGATCAAAAGCCGCTGGCTGTCCTGA
- a CDS encoding elements of external origin: MGISIRAYARHRGVSDAAVRKAIAAGRITPEADGTIDAERVDREWARNSDAPRNGTATRAVKVAVPESSGPTGDGQAALPVGGTSLLQARTVNEVVKAQTNKVRLARLKGELVDRPQAIAHVFKLARSERDAWLNWPARISAQMAAKLGVDPHTMHIALEAAVREHLQELGEMRPRVD, translated from the coding sequence ATGGGTATTTCGATTCGTGCCTACGCACGCCACCGAGGGGTGTCCGATGCAGCGGTGCGCAAGGCCATCGCTGCTGGGCGGATCACGCCGGAGGCAGACGGAACGATTGATGCCGAGCGCGTCGACCGCGAGTGGGCGCGCAATTCCGATGCGCCGCGCAATGGCACGGCCACCCGCGCTGTCAAGGTCGCAGTCCCGGAGTCCAGCGGACCTACAGGAGATGGACAAGCAGCATTACCAGTAGGTGGAACGTCCTTGCTGCAAGCGCGGACGGTCAACGAAGTGGTCAAGGCGCAAACCAACAAGGTGCGTCTGGCCCGCCTCAAGGGCGAGCTGGTGGATCGGCCGCAGGCCATCGCCCATGTTTTCAAGCTGGCGCGCTCCGAACGCGATGCCTGGCTCAACTGGCCCGCACGCATCTCGGCACAGATGGCAGCCAAGCTCGGCGTCGATCCCCACACGATGCACATCGCCTTGGAGGCGGCGGTGCGTGAGCACCTGCAGGAGCTGGGCGAGATGCGCCCGAGGGTGGATTGA
- a CDS encoding DUF3489 domain-containing protein: MTTTQLTPAQHAILAHAVEHTSGKIDWFPDNIKGGARKKVLDGLFNRALITTDGTDWFVAAEGYDALGIPRPDVNRKGIGQFEANLDRIIANAEGAPAAASDPELEAAVTAAEATWVKPRTRENSKQAEVIRMLQRPEGATIGQICTATGWQAHTVRGTFAGAFKKKLGLTIVSDKPQGGERIYRIA; encoded by the coding sequence ATGACCACCACCCAACTGACCCCTGCCCAGCACGCGATCCTGGCCCATGCGGTTGAACACACCAGCGGCAAGATCGACTGGTTCCCCGACAACATCAAAGGCGGCGCACGCAAGAAGGTGCTCGACGGACTTTTCAACCGCGCACTGATCACCACCGACGGCACCGACTGGTTTGTCGCTGCGGAGGGCTACGACGCCCTGGGCATTCCGCGTCCCGACGTGAACAGGAAGGGCATCGGTCAGTTCGAAGCCAATCTCGACCGGATCATCGCCAACGCTGAAGGGGCGCCTGCGGCCGCGAGCGATCCCGAACTGGAAGCGGCCGTAACCGCCGCCGAAGCAACGTGGGTCAAGCCGCGCACCCGCGAGAACAGCAAGCAGGCCGAAGTGATCCGGATGCTGCAACGCCCCGAGGGCGCAACCATCGGCCAGATCTGCACCGCCACCGGTTGGCAGGCGCACACGGTGCGCGGCACCTTTGCCGGAGCCTTCAAGAAAAAACTTGGCCTGACCATCGTCTCGGACAAGCCGCAGGGTGGCGAGCGGATCTACCGCATCGCCTGA
- a CDS encoding site-specific DNA-methyltransferase: MNWLADKIEQWPTAKLLPYARNARTHSDDQVAQIAASIAEFGFTNPILAGSDGIIVAGHGRLAAAQKLGLEIVPVVVLDHLSPTQRRALVIADNRIAENAGWDDAMLRIELEALQLEGFDLDITGFDADALAELIAGDEPDNEGQTDEDAVPEVGETPISRPGDVWIMGQHRLLCGDSTVAESYARLMQGDVADMVFTDPPYNVNYANSAKDKMRGKDRAILNDNLGDGFYDFLLAALTPSVANCRGGIYVAMSSSELDVLQAAFRAAGGKWSTFIIWAKNTFTLGRADYQRQYEPILYGWPEGAQRHWCGDRDQGDVWAIKKPQKNDLHPTMKPVELVERAIRNSSRPGNVVLDPFGGSGTTLIAAEKSGRIARLIELDPKYVDVIVRRWEDFTGQTAIREAADQELCAS; this comes from the coding sequence ATGAACTGGCTGGCCGACAAGATCGAGCAGTGGCCGACAGCCAAACTGCTGCCCTATGCCCGCAATGCGCGGACGCACTCGGATGATCAGGTGGCGCAGATCGCCGCATCGATTGCCGAGTTTGGCTTCACCAATCCGATCCTTGCAGGCAGTGACGGCATCATCGTCGCTGGGCATGGCCGCTTGGCCGCTGCGCAGAAACTCGGGCTGGAAATCGTGCCCGTGGTCGTACTGGATCACCTGAGCCCGACCCAGCGCCGCGCCTTGGTCATCGCAGACAACCGCATCGCGGAGAACGCTGGCTGGGATGACGCGATGTTACGGATCGAACTTGAGGCCTTGCAGCTGGAAGGTTTCGATCTGGACATCACCGGCTTCGACGCCGACGCGCTGGCCGAACTTATCGCGGGCGACGAGCCGGACAACGAGGGTCAGACCGATGAGGACGCGGTACCGGAGGTTGGCGAGACACCCATCTCGCGCCCGGGCGATGTCTGGATCATGGGCCAGCACCGACTGCTGTGCGGCGACTCGACCGTGGCAGAGAGCTATGCCCGGCTGATGCAAGGCGACGTGGCAGACATGGTCTTCACCGACCCGCCGTACAACGTGAACTACGCCAACAGTGCCAAGGACAAGATGCGCGGCAAGGATCGCGCGATCCTGAACGACAACCTGGGTGACGGTTTCTACGACTTCCTGCTGGCAGCATTGACGCCCTCCGTGGCGAACTGCCGGGGCGGCATCTATGTGGCGATGTCATCCAGCGAGCTGGATGTGCTGCAGGCCGCCTTTCGCGCCGCCGGTGGAAAGTGGTCGACGTTCATCATCTGGGCCAAGAACACCTTCACGTTAGGCCGCGCCGACTACCAACGCCAGTACGAACCGATCTTGTACGGATGGCCCGAGGGTGCGCAACGCCACTGGTGTGGTGACCGCGATCAGGGTGATGTGTGGGCTATCAAGAAGCCGCAGAAGAACGATCTGCATCCGACGATGAAGCCGGTGGAGCTGGTCGAGCGAGCCATCCGCAATTCGAGCCGCCCGGGGAACGTGGTGCTCGATCCGTTCGGTGGTTCTGGCACAACGTTGATTGCGGCCGAAAAGTCAGGCCGCATCGCGCGGCTGATCGAACTCGACCCGAAGTATGTGGACGTGATCGTGCGCCGGTGGGAGGATTTCACCGGCCAGACGGCTATCCGCGAGGCAGCGGACCAGGAATTGTGCGCCAGTTGA
- a CDS encoding site-specific DNA-methyltransferase, whose amino-acid sequence MNTLNVEYRKVEALIPYARNPRTHSEAQVTKIAASIVEYGWTNPVLVDGDNGIIAGHGRLAAARKLGLDQVPVIELAHLTTAQKRALVIADNRLALDAGWDEEMLALEMAELSEAGFELALTGFENIEIDALLADAPSTEGEPAAQDGANADEPDTTDDVPDTPVVAVSREGDVWAIGSHRLICGDATDPAVVATLMQGDTAQLCFTSPPYGNQRDYTSGGIADWDALMRGVFAHLPMAGDGQVLVNLGLIHRDNEVIPYWDGWLSWMRQQGWRRFAWYVWDQGPGMPGDWQGRLAPSFEFVFHFNRSTRKPNKIVPCKHAGQESHLRADGSSTAMRGKDGEVGGWTHKGQPTQDTRIPDSVIRVMRHKGKIGQDIDHPAVFPVALPEFAIESYTDAGDIVFEPFGGSGTTMLAAQRTGRICRSVEIAPEYVDVAIKRFQQNHPGVPVTLIATGQSFDEIATEREMEVAA is encoded by the coding sequence TTGAATACGCTCAACGTCGAGTACCGCAAGGTCGAGGCGCTGATTCCCTACGCCCGCAACCCGCGCACACATTCCGAGGCGCAAGTCACCAAGATCGCCGCCAGCATCGTTGAATACGGCTGGACGAACCCGGTACTGGTTGATGGCGACAACGGCATCATCGCGGGCCATGGTCGTTTGGCTGCTGCACGCAAGCTGGGGCTGGATCAGGTGCCGGTGATCGAACTGGCCCATCTCACCACCGCGCAAAAGCGCGCCTTGGTCATCGCCGACAACCGACTGGCGCTTGACGCTGGGTGGGATGAGGAGATGTTGGCGCTCGAAATGGCGGAGCTTTCCGAAGCGGGTTTCGAACTGGCGCTGACCGGCTTCGAGAACATCGAGATCGATGCGCTGCTGGCAGATGCCCCGTCGACTGAAGGTGAACCGGCGGCGCAGGATGGTGCAAACGCCGATGAACCCGATACGACCGATGACGTACCTGACACGCCAGTGGTGGCGGTGTCGCGCGAGGGAGATGTCTGGGCCATCGGCTCGCACCGCTTGATCTGTGGCGACGCCACCGACCCAGCCGTGGTCGCCACGCTGATGCAGGGTGACACCGCGCAGCTTTGCTTCACCTCGCCGCCGTATGGCAACCAGCGCGACTACACCTCCGGCGGCATTGCCGATTGGGATGCACTGATGCGCGGTGTGTTCGCACATCTGCCGATGGCGGGCGACGGACAAGTGCTGGTCAATCTTGGGCTGATCCACCGCGACAACGAAGTCATCCCCTATTGGGACGGCTGGCTGTCCTGGATGCGTCAGCAAGGGTGGCGGCGCTTCGCGTGGTACGTATGGGATCAGGGGCCAGGCATGCCCGGCGACTGGCAGGGCCGATTGGCTCCCAGCTTCGAGTTTGTCTTCCACTTCAATCGCAGCACCCGCAAACCCAACAAGATCGTGCCTTGCAAGCATGCGGGCCAGGAATCGCACCTGCGCGCTGACGGGTCGTCCACTGCGATGCGCGGTAAGGATGGCGAGGTCGGCGGCTGGACGCACAAGGGTCAGCCGACGCAGGACACCCGAATCCCCGACTCGGTGATCCGTGTGATGCGTCACAAGGGCAAGATCGGGCAGGACATTGATCACCCGGCCGTGTTCCCCGTGGCGTTGCCGGAGTTCGCCATCGAGTCCTACACAGACGCCGGAGACATCGTGTTCGAGCCGTTCGGCGGCAGTGGCACGACGATGCTGGCCGCGCAGCGCACTGGCCGCATTTGTCGCAGCGTCGAGATTGCGCCGGAGTACGTGGACGTGGCCATCAAGCGCTTTCAGCAAAACCACCCCGGCGTGCCGGTCACGCTGATCGCCACCGGCCAATCTTTCGACGAGATCGCCACTGAACGCGAAATGGAGGTGGCGGCATGA
- a CDS encoding DUF6362 family protein — translation MTKWTIEDVAARFEEAASTSRRLPPVRVQGYFNCWPAIVRSEWETFAADERVYRSFPPSPEAIERMLEVMRWVQWLTIEQRHLVWMRAKRYGWRDITIRFACDRTTAWRHWQRALQTVADQLNGVVVA, via the coding sequence ATGACTAAGTGGACTATCGAGGACGTTGCTGCTCGGTTTGAAGAGGCCGCAAGCACCAGTCGACGGTTGCCTCCTGTTCGAGTGCAGGGTTACTTCAACTGCTGGCCCGCCATTGTCCGAAGCGAATGGGAGACCTTTGCAGCGGACGAGAGGGTGTACCGATCCTTTCCGCCGAGTCCAGAGGCAATTGAACGAATGCTGGAGGTTATGCGCTGGGTGCAGTGGCTCACCATCGAGCAACGTCATCTCGTATGGATGCGCGCGAAGCGCTATGGCTGGCGGGATATCACGATCCGCTTTGCCTGCGACCGCACGACGGCATGGCGGCATTGGCAGCGGGCATTGCAGACGGTCGCAGATCAACTCAATGGTGTGGTGGTCGCGTAG
- a CDS encoding crossover junction endodeoxyribonuclease RuvC, which yields MNTTILALDLGTHTGWALLHLDGTITSGTEHFKPQRFEGGGMRFLRFKRWLNELLSASNHINAVFFEEVRRHAGVDAAHAYGGFMGHLTAWCEHHNIPYQGVPVGTIKKHTTGKGNAGKDDMIASVRLRGHTPVDDNEADALALLHWAVETQEV from the coding sequence ATGAACACGACAATCTTGGCCCTTGATCTGGGCACACACACCGGGTGGGCTTTGCTGCACCTGGACGGCACTATCACCAGCGGCACGGAGCACTTCAAGCCGCAGCGATTTGAAGGGGGCGGCATGCGTTTCCTTCGTTTCAAACGCTGGCTCAACGAATTGCTCTCGGCCAGCAACCACATCAACGCGGTGTTCTTCGAGGAGGTTCGACGGCACGCTGGCGTTGATGCGGCGCACGCCTACGGTGGCTTCATGGGACACCTGACCGCGTGGTGTGAGCATCACAACATCCCTTACCAGGGTGTTCCGGTCGGCACGATCAAGAAGCACACGACCGGCAAGGGCAACGCGGGCAAGGACGACATGATCGCGTCCGTCCGCCTGCGTGGTCACACCCCAGTCGACGACAACGAAGCCGACGCCCTGGCCTTGCTGCACTGGGCTGTCGAGACGCAGGAGGTGTGA
- a CDS encoding phage/plasmid primase, P4 family, with the protein MLDFNDTSPPGETGRRNVNDSERDEIRTELIARMESVLTTMFPAGKKRRGKFLIGDILGSPGDSLEVVLEGDKAGLWTDRATGDGGDIFALIAAYLGANVHTDFPRVLDEAADLLGRSRSVPVRRAKKEAPVDDLGPATAKWDYFDATGKLIAVVYRYDPPGRKKEFRPWDAKRRKMTPPDPRPLYNQPGLAAAGHVVLVEGEKCAQALIAIGVVATTAMHGANAPVDKTDWSPLAGKSVLIWPDRDAPGWDYADRASQAILNAGATTVAILVPPDDKPEGWDAADAIPDGFDVRGFLAVGERMPVMRSVEETPPPDLLTGVDWTTEDGLSSAFTRRYGEDWRYCALWGKWLVWTGVRWNPDQVLYVSHLARGICRMASLKADSPRLTGKLASSATISSVEKIARSDPKHASTAEEWDADVWALNTPGGVVDLRTGRMRPHRRDDRMTKVTTATPQGDSPTWRAFLADVTGGDAELIAYLQLMVGYCLTGVTSEHALFFLYGTGANGKSVFVNVLTTILGDYAANAPMDTFMEARTDRHPTDLAGLRGARFVSSIETEQGRRWNESKVKAITGGDKVSARFMRQDFFEYVPQFKLVIAGNHKPSIRNVDEAMKRRLHLIPFTVTIPPERRDGRLTEKLLKERDGILAWAVEGCSLWQRHGLKPPASVVSATEEYFEAEDALGQWIEERCLLAKTHREGVSELFADWREWAERAGEYVGSVKRFSELMAARKFEKCRLTGGARGITGIALRPKPYSHGYPYRDD; encoded by the coding sequence ATGCTTGATTTCAATGACACATCACCACCGGGAGAAACGGGCCGGCGCAACGTCAATGACAGCGAGCGGGACGAGATTCGCACTGAACTGATCGCACGCATGGAATCAGTCCTGACCACGATGTTTCCGGCAGGAAAGAAGCGTCGTGGCAAGTTTCTGATCGGGGACATCCTGGGCAGCCCGGGCGACAGCCTTGAGGTGGTACTCGAAGGCGACAAGGCTGGTCTCTGGACGGATCGTGCCACGGGCGATGGCGGTGACATCTTTGCCTTGATCGCCGCCTACCTCGGGGCCAACGTCCACACCGACTTTCCCCGGGTGCTCGACGAGGCAGCTGATCTGCTCGGTCGTTCGCGATCAGTGCCGGTACGCCGCGCCAAGAAGGAAGCTCCGGTTGATGATCTCGGCCCGGCCACGGCCAAGTGGGACTACTTCGATGCCACCGGCAAACTGATTGCGGTCGTGTACCGCTACGACCCACCCGGGCGCAAGAAGGAGTTCCGGCCGTGGGATGCCAAGCGGCGCAAGATGACTCCGCCCGATCCGCGCCCGCTGTACAACCAGCCGGGGCTGGCGGCCGCTGGTCACGTTGTGCTGGTCGAGGGCGAGAAGTGTGCGCAGGCCCTGATCGCCATCGGCGTGGTGGCAACCACGGCCATGCATGGCGCAAACGCTCCCGTCGATAAGACCGACTGGTCGCCGCTGGCGGGCAAATCCGTGCTGATCTGGCCTGACCGGGACGCGCCAGGCTGGGATTACGCTGACCGTGCATCGCAAGCAATCCTGAACGCGGGTGCGACCACGGTCGCCATCCTGGTGCCACCCGATGACAAGCCGGAAGGATGGGATGCGGCTGACGCCATTCCGGACGGCTTCGATGTGAGGGGCTTCCTCGCCGTCGGCGAGCGGATGCCGGTGATGCGGTCGGTCGAGGAGACGCCACCACCGGATCTGCTGACCGGTGTCGACTGGACTACGGAGGACGGCTTGTCCTCGGCCTTCACACGCCGCTATGGAGAGGACTGGCGCTACTGCGCGCTTTGGGGCAAATGGCTGGTCTGGACCGGCGTGCGCTGGAATCCGGATCAGGTGCTCTATGTGTCTCATCTGGCGCGCGGTATCTGCCGGATGGCGTCACTCAAGGCGGACAGCCCTCGGCTCACAGGCAAGCTGGCCAGCTCCGCCACGATCTCGTCCGTCGAGAAAATCGCACGCTCCGATCCCAAGCACGCGTCCACCGCCGAGGAGTGGGATGCCGACGTCTGGGCGCTCAACACACCAGGCGGTGTGGTTGATCTGCGCACGGGCCGCATGCGACCGCACCGGCGCGATGACCGGATGACCAAGGTGACCACGGCCACACCGCAGGGCGACAGTCCGACGTGGCGCGCATTCCTGGCCGATGTCACAGGCGGCGACGCCGAACTGATTGCCTATCTGCAACTGATGGTCGGCTACTGCCTGACGGGCGTGACCAGCGAGCACGCGCTGTTCTTCCTGTACGGGACCGGCGCGAACGGCAAGTCGGTGTTCGTCAACGTCTTGACCACCATCTTGGGCGACTACGCGGCCAACGCGCCGATGGACACGTTCATGGAGGCGCGCACCGACCGGCATCCGACCGATCTGGCGGGCCTGCGCGGCGCACGCTTTGTGTCATCCATCGAAACCGAACAGGGTCGGCGTTGGAACGAATCCAAGGTCAAGGCCATCACCGGTGGCGACAAGGTGTCTGCGCGTTTCATGCGCCAGGACTTCTTCGAGTACGTACCGCAGTTCAAGTTGGTGATCGCAGGCAACCACAAGCCATCGATCCGCAACGTGGATGAGGCGATGAAGCGGCGACTGCACCTGATCCCGTTCACGGTGACGATCCCGCCCGAACGGCGTGACGGCAGGCTGACCGAAAAGCTGCTCAAGGAACGGGACGGCATTCTGGCGTGGGCGGTCGAGGGCTGCAGCCTTTGGCAACGCCACGGACTGAAGCCACCCGCCAGTGTGGTGTCGGCGACTGAGGAGTATTTCGAGGCCGAGGACGCGCTCGGGCAGTGGATCGAAGAGCGTTGCCTGCTGGCCAAGACCCACCGCGAAGGCGTTTCCGAATTGTTCGCCGACTGGCGTGAATGGGCCGAGCGCGCGGGTGAGTACGTGGGCTCGGTCAAGCGCTTCTCCGAACTGATGGCGGCCCGCAAGTTCGAGAAGTGTCGGCTGACCGGGGGCGCACGTGGGATCACGGGCATAGCCCTCAGGCCCAAGCCGTACAGCCATGGCTACCCCTACCGAGATGACTGA